TTTATGAATCAACAGAAAGAGTTATACTCCGTAAAGAAGCCAATTAAAGAAATAATTACCGAAAAACTACATGAAAACTTAGACTTGGCTGGTAAAAAAATCAATTCAGTTCAAAGTAAAATCGGCACAGTTTCCAGTAAGATTATATTTATTTTTGTACTTACAGGCTATTTATTCTATTTTCTTAAACCATTTTTTTTGTAATAAATGTCAGCTCAAACTAATCTAATTGCAGCTAATCAAAATCGGCAAATGCGGATTATTGTCATTCCATTTATATTCACAATCGTGGGTTTTCTTGGTTTTAATATTGGTATCATTGGAGAGGTAGATGCAAAATCTCTCTCAAATAAAGATATAATAAATGGTATTCCAGAAGCAAAAATCAAAGGATTTGACGAAAATAAGTATAAAAATGGAATTGTAGAAGCCGAAAAATGGGAACAAGAAAAAAACGATGAAGAAAATAGTTTATCCGCTTTTGATGGCAATAAAATTAGTAGCAATGAATCATTGAGCGAAGAACAGAAAAAAATATTGATTCAAAATCATGCACTGACACCCAAAACCAAAGAAGAAATTCTGTATGACCATTCTAAAAGAACTACTTCTATTTTGAATGACCAAACACGGGCAATACAAGATATATATAAAGTTCAACCCGAAACATACGAACAACGCCAAAATCGTGATAACATTCAAAAAGCAAAAGACTTGAATAATTATGCTCTTGATTTATCCCGGCAAAGTGAACTAATGGCTCTGAATGGCAGTAAAATAAATTCGACTTACGTGCCAAATCCTAATTCGGTCATTCAACCAGTAGTTCCTGTCGAAAACCAATCAGACATTAAACCCAAACCTGAAATAAGAGTAGCAGATAATGCCGTCATAGCAACCTCGTTACCTTCTAAGATTGAAACTGAAAGTCGAATATTCAATGCTTTTTATGGAATCAAGGGAGAAAAAAAAGAAATGGGTAAAAATCAATCCGGTTCGAATATTAGGGCTGTAATACATGGAGATGCCGACAAAATTAGTGTTGTAAATGGTTCTAACATTAAAATTAGGCTAATACAAGATATAAAAGTAAATGGAATATTTGTTCCCAAAAATACACTCGTAACAGGCACATGTACTATAAATGGTGATAGACTTTATATCGGAATAACAACTGTAAAAGTGGGAGATGAATTACTTCCATTGCGAGTAAAAGTAGTCGATATTGATGGTGTAGATGGAGTTTACATACCTAATATGCAAATAAAATCACAGTTGAATCAGGCCCTTGTTAGAAGTACAGATGCAGTTAATTCACCAGGATTTTATTTTACCCCAAGTAATGCTCCAGCAGGTCAGCAAATTCTTGGACAAATAGCTTCTCAAGGAGTATCAAGTTTTATTCAAACAGGCAAACAGATATTGAATCAAAAAGCAAGTGTTTCCAAAGTAAGTATAAAAGCTAATTATCAAATCCTGTTAATTCCTGTACAATATTAATCTAAAAATAGTGAAAATATTTATACTTACTCTATCAATCATCCTATCTTCAAAGTACGTTTTTTCACAAAAAGACACTTTCCGAATAAAGAGTGACTCTATAGCTCAATCGTTGATGGCTGAAGAAGTTTTTAAAAAAACAATACTGATGCCTATTAGTAAGAAATCGGTACGAGGCTCATATCCTTTAGAGGTTTCTTTTCAAAAAACAACACATCTAATTTTTCCCAATAAAATTGTTTATGTTGATTTAGGCTCTGATGCCATTATAGCTGATAAATCTGACCCAACTCAGAACATTTTAAGGGTAAAGGCAAACATAAAAGGGTTTTCTGAAACCTCTTTGGCAGTTATTACCGAAGATGGCAAGTTTTATAGCTTTTTAGTCAATTATGAAGATAACCCCGAAAAACTAAATATCTCGATAGCCAATAATATAGAGTTTGACGAAGAATTTTCGGCATCTTCGGGTATGAAAAAATCAACACCTGAAGATATTATTCTACCCGAAAATACTATGAATGAAGGAGATTTAGAACAAACTTGTTTAGAGGTAGCAAAACTTAAAAGATTCATAAAAACAACAGGCATTACTCGTATGAAAATGTCAATGACATTAGATGGTGTTTACATAAAAGATAAGACTCTTTTTCTGCAATTTAAAATCAATAATCACAGCGAAATAGACTTTACAATAGATTTTATGAAGTTTTATATCCATGATATAGATGTAGCTAAAAGGATGGCATATCAAGAAATTGAGGTAAAATCTGAATTTGAGTATAATAAAAATATCAGTTGGGTATCAAAAAATAAAAGCCTTATTAGAGTTGTAGCACTGCCTTTGGTAACTTTTCCTGATGACAAAATAATGTCGGTTGAATTGTATGAAAAATTTGGTGGCCGCCATTTAAAATTTGAAATTGATAACGAAATAATCGTAAATGGAAAAGCTCTCTAAAAAACTCTTCATAATAATTTGGATAATAATTATGTGGCCAATATCAACAAAAGCACAAATTCATAGTAAAAACCTGAGGACAATAGAATTATCAATGGGGTTGATGGATAAACTGTCGTTCAAAAAAGATGATAACGTAGGCATTTGGTTAAATTTTATTTTCTCAAAATATAATGCACGAAAAGGCGGATTTCGATACGGTATAAATCTTCAACAGAAATATTACGAAACTCCTGTTAAACGATTGATAAATGTTAATCAGTATTTTGTTGAAACTGGCTATGGGTTTGAACTAATAAAATCAAAAAAAAGAAGGCTGTTTTTGAATGGCGTTGGTGGATTGGTTGCGG
This Emticicia oligotrophica DSM 17448 DNA region includes the following protein-coding sequences:
- the traM gene encoding conjugative transposon protein TraM → MSAQTNLIAANQNRQMRIIVIPFIFTIVGFLGFNIGIIGEVDAKSLSNKDIINGIPEAKIKGFDENKYKNGIVEAEKWEQEKNDEENSLSAFDGNKISSNESLSEEQKKILIQNHALTPKTKEEILYDHSKRTTSILNDQTRAIQDIYKVQPETYEQRQNRDNIQKAKDLNNYALDLSRQSELMALNGSKINSTYVPNPNSVIQPVVPVENQSDIKPKPEIRVADNAVIATSLPSKIETESRIFNAFYGIKGEKKEMGKNQSGSNIRAVIHGDADKISVVNGSNIKIRLIQDIKVNGIFVPKNTLVTGTCTINGDRLYIGITTVKVGDELLPLRVKVVDIDGVDGVYIPNMQIKSQLNQALVRSTDAVNSPGFYFTPSNAPAGQQILGQIASQGVSSFIQTGKQILNQKASVSKVSIKANYQILLIPVQY
- a CDS encoding conjugal transfer protein TraO, whose protein sequence is MWPISTKAQIHSKNLRTIELSMGLMDKLSFKKDDNVGIWLNFIFSKYNARKGGFRYGINLQQKYYETPVKRLINVNQYFVETGYGFELIKSKKRRLFLNGVGGLVAGYESINGEKKEVDALFVVQNESKILAGTYFLVEFEAILSTKTSLIINTRQIWTPTSNLQDFHSRVGIGLRLNYF
- the traN gene encoding conjugative transposon protein TraN, with product MPISKKSVRGSYPLEVSFQKTTHLIFPNKIVYVDLGSDAIIADKSDPTQNILRVKANIKGFSETSLAVITEDGKFYSFLVNYEDNPEKLNISIANNIEFDEEFSASSGMKKSTPEDIILPENTMNEGDLEQTCLEVAKLKRFIKTTGITRMKMSMTLDGVYIKDKTLFLQFKINNHSEIDFTIDFMKFYIHDIDVAKRMAYQEIEVKSEFEYNKNISWVSKNKSLIRVVALPLVTFPDDKIMSVELYEKFGGRHLKFEIDNEIIVNGKAL